In Helianthus annuus cultivar XRQ/B chromosome 8, HanXRQr2.0-SUNRISE, whole genome shotgun sequence, a single genomic region encodes these proteins:
- the LOC110870025 gene encoding uncharacterized protein LOC110870025, with amino-acid sequence MKQHLASLPDIAAPETGELISEHLSVAEESISAVLTIERDKVQTTNTEAEYEVLIAGLRLAKEMKVEKLEVFTDSLLVSSQMNDSYVAKEPNMKKYKEKSKELMNTFQTCTIKQIPGSQNKKADALSKLASLTFAHLTKKVLVEVLKTPSIEELEVQDVITEEEAERVKVKSRQYELQGEILYKKGYLAPLLRCVGPEQSQYLIKEVHEGICGAHFGARSVVAKLMNLGYFWPSMHRDTTEQLRKCDSCQIHAPVPKSPKHDLVPITSAWPFYKWGMDIVGPFPPAKGGVKFFLVDIDYFTKWPEVKPLAKITGKQIIDFVWENIICRYGLPGVLVTDNGKQFAEKPFSV; translated from the exons atgAAGCAACACCTAGCTTCACTCCCAGACATTGCAGCCCCAGAAACGGGAGAGTTGATCTCTGAACACCTTTCGGTTGCTGAAGAATCAATAAGTGCGGTCCTCACCATTGAACGAGACAAAGTTCAG accaccaacacCGAAGCTGAATACGAAGTGTTGATAGCCGGCTTGAGGTTGGCTAAAGAAATGAAGGTCGAAAAGCTTGAAGTCTTCACAGACTCATTGCTGGTGTCAAGTCAAATGAACGACAGTTATGTTGCAAAGGAGCCAAATATGAAGAAATACAAGGAAAAATCCAAGGAGCTGATGAACACCTTCCAAACGTGTACCATCAAGCAAATTCCCGGGTCTCAAAATAAGAAAGCTGATGCTCTAAGCAAATTAGCTTCTCTCACCTTTGCCCACCTCACTAAAAAGGTGTTGGTAGAAGTATTGAAAACCCCATCAATTGAAGAGTTGGAAGTTCAAGACGTAATCACCGAAGAAG AGGCTGAAAGGGTTAAAGTCAAGTCTAGACAGTACGAGTTGCAAGGCGAAATActctacaaaaagggttaccttgcacCCTTGCTGAGATGTGTGGGTCCCGAACAAAGCCAGTATTTGATTAAAGAGGTTCATGAAGGtatatgcggagctcattttggagctagatcGGTGGTTGCTAAACTAATGAACCTTGGGTATTTTTGGCCCTCCATGCACCGAGACACAACTGAGCAATTAAGGAAGTGTGATTCTTGCCAAATTCATGCACCAGTCCCAAAGAGTCCCAAGCATGATCTTGTCCCaataacctcagcatggccattTTATAAATGGGGGATGGACATCGTTGGCCCATTCCCACCAGCCAAAGGTGGAGTGAAGTTCTTTTTGGTGGACATagattacttcaccaagtggcctGAGGTTAAACCACTTGCAAAAATCACGGGCAAACAAATCATTGAtttcgtttgggaaaacatcatttGTCGTTATGGATTACCGGGAGTGCTTGTCACCgacaatggaaagcaatttgcCGAGAAGCCTTTCAGCGTTTAG